The Camelus dromedarius isolate mCamDro1 chromosome 31, mCamDro1.pat, whole genome shotgun sequence DNA segment tttttttttggcatatttaCACGTCCTTCATTTTTACTGATTGGCTACCTAATAGCTTATTTTATAAACCTCTTCTGATTTCAAATTTATCAGTTTCTGCTTCGGTTGTTGCTAAGCCCTTCCTCTTGCTTTCCTTACTGTTCTGATTGTCCTTTTCTTATGTTAGATGCTTTATTTTGATTCTTcttattaatgtaattatttaagtTACTATTAATGTAACTATGTAACTGTTCTGCATTATTTAGCTGTATTCTGTGAGGGCTGAGCTATATTGCCGTCAGTGTTATTTTAAAGATACCACAGTCTCGGTTTTGATTTCCTCTGTGTTACTAGATGTTTTAAGAGGCTGTAGGAGTCACTACGTGGGCTGGGAAGGCACCTTGGTTGGCACTGCTTGTGGTCCAGGAGGGAtgtgggcaggggccaggcaggtCTCCTGGGTTGGGAtgtgcagggagagagaggagtgggCTTCCTTCAGGAACCCCAGGAGCCAAGGAGGGCCACACCCGGCCTCACGGCAGGTACACGTGTGGACCGAGGTTGTGGCAGCAGCAAGGAGACAGAGGGACAAGGAGATGGAGCCAAGGCCAAGCCACGCAGATGGAGGGAGAGCTGGACGCCCGAGAACTTCCTGCTGCCTCAGAGCGGCTTCTGGTTTGGCGTGTTGAGTCTGAAGTGCCTGTGGATCCCAGATGCTCTGGACTGGAGGTGACTGGATGAGTGGCTATGTGGGTCTGATGTTCCAGAAACTTGGGCTAGAGCCTGGGTGGGGACCTGTCAGCTTGCAAGGGGTAACTGCGCCTCTAGGTCGGTGACAGCCCCGGGGATGGCAGATGGTGTCGAGAGTGGGGCACCAGCCCCCCCCGCAGCATGCAGGACCCAGTGATCTTGCTCTGTGGATGCTGCTGGGAGGGCGTCTGTTGTTTTAAGGCCTCGGCATGTGGGGCTCTGGCTCAGCAGTGCCAGGAAGCCCACACCCACCCCCGGCCTATGTGTCCAACTCCAGGGCAGAATGGGATGTGGAGCCCTGCCAGGCAGAGGCACGCCCCGAGGGACCTTTGGGGTGGAAAAGGAACTCCCGGAGCTCCCAGGAGCCCATGTagggcaggacccccaggccagTACAGCGAGACGCCCCCAGGGAGGGTGGCCCGCCCAGTGGCTGGCCGCTCACAGCGGCTGGGGCTCTGGGGTCCAGGGCAGCGGTTCTCAATCAGTGGTGATTTGGTGACTGGCTGTgagggaggccagggatgctgctcagtGCCCCACAATGCAGGGACAGCCCCCACCAAAAGGTCTCACCtgaaatgtcaacagtgctgagaaCATGCTGGGGATGGGGGCCAGGGAGGTCTTAGGTCTTAACGTCTTCCAGGTCCTGGGCCTTGGCCAGCGGCCCCCAGGAGTCAGGGGCAGGTGCCCCCAGGCCACATCCCCAGCTTTCTGAGGGCCCCTCCCACACCAAGACCCTGAACTGGGCCACAGTGAAGTCTATTCTTTAATATTGGGCTGGAGGATACACAGGTAGGGAgtggggtcaggggtggggggcacagccctgggtGAGAGGCCTGGGAAGGCtggaggggccagggcagggccacAGGGGGCTCAGGGGGAGGGCTCGGCCCCCACAGTCCATCTGCCCGGCTGTCCCCACCTCTTGCAGCCCCAGGCTGACCACCCGGCCAAGGGGTCCAGATCCTGCCAGAGCACTCAGTCCCATGGGCCAGGCCAGCCTGGGCACACATGGACGGGGGACGGGAGGCAGTGGCAGCCTCTTCAGTAGCCTGAGGCCTCTCCACCCTTTCTGGGGTCTGAGGCGGCATACACGCAGGCCCCTTCCCGGAACACAGCCTGGACCACATTCAGGAAAAAGTGCCTCTCAGTCTGGTTCTGGCCTCGGTCCTGGAGCCCCTTCTGCACctcctggaaggagaggaggccAGGTCACAGAGGAGCCAGgcccgggcagggctctgaggacCCCGACTGAGAAGGCAGGACTAGGGGTTCAGGGTGAGGCTGGAGGGCGCTGGATGCAGCTGTGTTTGCAGGGCATGGAGTCTGCAGCCTCCCCTCCAAGGGCCTCGGAGGAGAAGCCCAGCTCTGGGGAGCATGACCGGAGGACGGCACCCAGGCTAGAagagctggggctgcaggctcgCTTCTGTCCTAAACAGACACCCTGGGCCTCAGGGTGACACCTGAGGACTCCAGGGGCTTCGGTCAAAAAGGTCGGTACTGGGGACCGGAGCTGAGAGGCCTCCAATTTCGAGGACCTTGAAAGCAAAGCCCTCCAGAAGGCAGAGTCCAACTCAACATCCTGCTCCCGCCCCTCCTGAACAGGAGGACCCGCCCTGGTGCCAGCGCTGCTGGTAGCCTAGGATCTGCCAGCGTGAGAAGACGGAGACCCCAGATGCCAGGGACATGGGAACCAGGCTCCTCAGGGCCCCGCTGGTGGAGGAATCAGCCGGAAATGTCCAACCCCATTTGCTCTGAACACCCATGAGGCCAAGGACATGGACCCCAGGCCCAAGGCACCCACAGTCCTCAAGGTGAGGCACTCAGAGCACGGGCCCTAAATAAAGGCTCAGGTCTGAGATGGTGAGTACAGAATTGGAGGACGTCAGGGCCCAGGTGCTGGTTTCTAAGGCGCTGAGTGCCTTGCCTCGGGTGTGGTCCCCACTCTTGCCAGTCTGTGACCCTCCTGGTGCGTGGAGACCTGTTCTGTTCTGGCCGCATGTTCCTACTTAAGGTTGAAGATCTCACCCACCAGGGCCCTAAGGACCAGGGCCTCCGACCTGACAGCTGGCAAGGCCTGAGTGTGAGCAGTGTGAGGTCTCCAGACATCACCGCCTTGGGTTCTGTTTCTCCGCCTGACGTGCTAACTACCCAGTGTCCTTAGATTTGAAGGCCAAGGTCCCCATGGCCACAGCAGGACCCGTGGTCCTCGGAGACTGCTCCTTAGGGTCATAGCCACCAAACTTCAAGGCCCTGGGGAACAATGACCCTCCTGGCCTCAGTCTTTGGCCTTGGCCGGGAAGACCCTGGGAGACTTGAGGTCTCCACCCAGAGTCGAGGACCTTCTCCTTGGGAGGCCTTAGACATGCACAGCCAACACTCCAACTCTCCAAGGGAGCTGAGGGTCTCAGCTAGTGGGTCACTGGATTCCAGACTGTCATGTCTGAATTCTCAGAGTTGAGGTCCTTGGAGAATGGTGTTCACAGAATAAAGACCTTCAGTCAAGGTCAAGGAGAAGGGCCAAGGAGGATGAGCCCTGGGGGGAGCCCTTGACGTCCTGCTGAGGGGAGGACCctagacagggagggagggaggatctTGGACCCTGAGAGTTTGAGCCTGATGGACTGAGGTCCCCAGGCCCAAAGACCAAGGTTCTCAGGACTATACACCCCCCTTAGACCCAAGCCCCTCACTCTGTGGTCCCCAGAATTCTAAGGGACCTGGGAGGCAGCCTTGAGACCAGAGAGGCTCAGAAGGAAAGGCAGCTTGGAGCCCTGAAAAGCTGCTAGTCTTTTAAATTGGGTCCTCACGAGGGCAGCTGCCAGCCCAGAGAAGTTCAAGGAAGCTGATGAGAGATTTCAGCTCCGGGACCTGCTCCTCTGGGCAACTGAGAATCAGAACCAGCAGCCAGGCAGCCCGCGGTGCCTGGAGGGAAGTCCTCTGCAGACTCCCTGGGTTAATAGACTCTTTTGTAGATAAACTCGCAGACACAAGCTGCAGATCACCTGAGGAAAcgggagggagaggctgagaggcTGCACCCGGGAAACGGGCTTCTGGAGAGAACGGCCCATACAGAGCAGAGACCAAGGTACTGGGGTGCTCAAGGGAGACGCATGGATGACACCCTGTCCCTTGCCTTGGAGGCCACAAGACCAGTCTGGTGCCTCCCCCACTGAGATGCTCAACTCCTGGTGGCCCCCAAAGCCAAGCATGCCCAGTGTAAGGCTCTCAGCAGCTGAGACCCACCCCTGGGCTCTGAAGCAGGCACTGAGGCGTCTGGCCTAGGGGGCTCGGACGCGGCCTCACCTGGCTGAAGCCGGGCTCGTACTCTACCCGGCCCTTGCTGTCCACGTGCAGGATGGGGGCTGTGATGGCAGCTTGCAGGTTGAGGCCCAGCCACAGCTTCTGGATGATggcctgggggagagaggaggacgcagagcaggagggagggagcgtAGGGCACcagccaccctccccagcccctccctgccccgggaCAGCAGGGCTGCCCGGCGGGGGCACGCTCCTGCCAGGAGCCCCAGGGCTCACCTGGGCCACAGCGGAGACAATGAgctccccgccagccccgccGATCACCAGCTTCGACCCCTGGGCTGCGTTGACCAAGATGGACGGGGCCATGGATGATGGGGGCCGCTCGCCTGGAACTGGAGGCCAGACAGGTGTCACCCTCAGCCTTGCTCTGACCCGCCAGTCCCCTCCTGGGCTGCCCCTCCATCTCCGTCCATGCACCACTGCACGGCCACAGCTGGGCGAGGTGAGGTGGGTACAGGGGccgcccacctcccctcccaaccCTGGGACCCGGCTCACCGGGCGGCGGGGTGGCTCTGGAGCCCCATGGGCGCCTCCAGCACAGGTCCAGGAGCTCGTTGTTGAGGAGGACGCCCGTGCGTGGTGAGTATACCATGGCACCAAAGCTGCGGATGGGATGTGAGGTGGGCTCCCACCTCTCGCCCCCCCAGCTCTCCAGGAGCCCCTCATTTTAGCACCGCCTCCAGCATGCTGGAGGTGCTGTCCtgtccctggccccagccccagagatccaccctgccccctccaggtCATCCTCCCAGGCAAGACCCTTCCCCATCTAGGCTCAGGGCCACCCTCTCAGCAGCCTTTTCAGCCAGAGATGTCAGGGTAGGACCTCTTttgaaaggaagaaggggagagaacAGCAAGGAAGTGTTGCCCCCCGGACACAGCAAGGGGAGGCGGGGGCTCGGGTCTAGGGAGAGAAGGCACGGGGCCTGCCGGCCTGCCCCCGGGCCCCACGCACGGTGTGTTGATGGTGCTGGTGGCGGACACGGCGCTGCCATCCTCTCCCAACACAGACACATGGGCCGTGCCCATCCTGTGGCTCCAGGACCCAGCCAGGCTGTAGTGGCTGAGCTGGTGGTCACCCCGGGCGTCGATCTGTTGGCGGATGTGCTGGGCCAGGGCCTCCCCCAGCAGGTCCTGGGAGGCGCTCTGGGGCAGGCAGACAGGTGACAGGGTcagggaggggccaggtgggACCCACAGAGCAGAGGGTCCCTGAGATGCAGTGCCACCACTGCTTCCCATACCTGCCACTCCAGGCTCCCTGCAGTCCCCAGGGGGTGcaccctccctgctctgggccatcCTGTTCTAGAACCAACCTTGTATACATCCCTCCAGCCTCACCCAGCCAGACTCTCGGGGTCTGCTGATGGAGTGCCCACTGGCCTGCTcatctggggcaggggaggggcttcTCCACCAGCCCAGGGCAACTCACCTGGACCTTCGGGTGGCTTCGAGGGTCCCACAGCCGCCACCTCTGCCCCATAGCAAACTTGAGTGTCTCTACAAGATGGTGGTATAAGTTCACGGTCCCCTCGGGCTTGGCCACCGACTCGGCGGAAAAGTTgaaccctggggagggggtgggcgcGGGGGGGGTGGTCATCGTGTGCGGTGGCAGGCTtgtccacgtcctaatccccAGAGTCTGTGAATACTCCCTTACATGGGAAAAGAGTGAATATTACCTTTTATAGTAAAATGTGTGATTAAGT contains these protein-coding regions:
- the GGT5 gene encoding glutathione hydrolase 5 proenzyme isoform X2, giving the protein MGLGGGVIFTIYNATTGQVEVINARETVPASHDPALLDQCEQAQPLGTGSQWIGVPGELRGYAEAHRRHGRLPWAQLFQPTIALLQGGFRVPPVLGQFLSNSLLRPSLYASSLRQLFFNGTEPLRTQDPLPWPALAATLEAVAAEGAEALYTGKLGQLLLEDVAKEGSRLTLQDLVSFQPEVVDALAVPLGDYTLYSPPPPAGGAILSFVLNVLKGFNFSAESVAKPEGTVNLYHHLVETLKFAMGQRWRLWDPRSHPKVQSASQDLLGEALAQHIRQQIDARGDHQLSHYSLAGSWSHRMGTAHVSVLGEDGSAVSATSTINTPFGAMVYSPRTGVLLNNELLDLCWRRPWGSRATPPPVPGERPPSSMAPSILVNAAQGSKLVIGGAGGELIVSAVAQAIIQKLWLGLNLQAAITAPILHVDSKGRVEYEPGFSQEVQKGLQDRGQNQTERHFFLNVVQAVFREGACVYAASDPRKGGEASGY